In Zunongwangia profunda SM-A87, the following proteins share a genomic window:
- a CDS encoding relaxase/mobilization nuclease domain-containing protein translates to MVAVIKTGHSIHRILNYNENKVKQGVAECIGAGNYPVDPDKMSFTMKLNRFLKQMELNEKTKRNSVHISLNFDVSEKHLPKQKLLEIANGYLDKIGFGEQPYLVYQHHDAGHPHIHLVTTNIEADGKRIDLHHLGIRKSEPARKALEKEFGLVQAEAQKKDENYQLKPIVVGKAMYGKSQTKMAIQNILENVLNPYKYTSLPELNAVLNQYNVKAERGTENSKVYQTGGLLYRVLDADGNAVGVPIKASLFYNKPTLKFLEQKFKENATKRTPFKRRIKNAVDKKLLSKKISIPELISALEKQGIHTVLRQNANGILYGITYVDHQTKCVFNGSVLGKAYSAKAIQERCLPERVSGQDLLRHPDPKQTIGLQPQTAAAAETKEVDKEYQSVSILTGKENVLEVLTQAENTSNYLPNQLKKKRKKKKKRNLNNNQ, encoded by the coding sequence ATGGTTGCAGTAATTAAAACAGGACACTCCATTCACCGCATTTTAAACTACAATGAGAACAAGGTAAAGCAGGGAGTAGCCGAGTGTATCGGAGCAGGAAATTACCCTGTTGACCCGGATAAAATGAGCTTTACCATGAAGCTCAATCGCTTCCTAAAACAGATGGAATTAAATGAAAAAACCAAGCGGAATAGTGTCCATATTTCTCTCAATTTTGATGTTTCAGAAAAGCATTTACCTAAACAAAAACTGCTTGAAATAGCCAATGGTTATCTGGATAAAATCGGTTTCGGTGAACAACCTTATCTGGTCTATCAACATCACGATGCAGGGCATCCGCACATCCATTTGGTGACTACTAATATTGAAGCGGACGGCAAGCGAATTGACTTGCACCATTTGGGTATTCGTAAATCTGAACCAGCTCGAAAAGCATTGGAAAAAGAGTTTGGTTTGGTGCAGGCTGAAGCCCAAAAAAAAGATGAAAATTATCAGTTAAAACCCATAGTTGTAGGCAAGGCAATGTATGGCAAATCGCAAACCAAAATGGCTATTCAGAACATTCTGGAAAATGTGTTGAATCCATACAAATATACCAGCCTTCCGGAACTAAATGCAGTACTCAATCAATATAATGTAAAAGCAGAACGAGGAACGGAAAATTCAAAGGTTTATCAAACTGGCGGATTGTTATACCGGGTGCTGGATGCGGATGGGAATGCGGTAGGTGTCCCTATCAAAGCCAGCCTGTTTTATAATAAACCAACTTTGAAATTTCTGGAGCAGAAATTCAAAGAAAATGCCACTAAACGAACACCTTTTAAAAGACGGATAAAAAATGCGGTGGATAAGAAATTGTTATCAAAAAAGATATCCATTCCAGAACTTATATCTGCATTGGAAAAACAGGGTATCCATACTGTGCTTAGGCAAAACGCTAACGGAATTTTATACGGAATCACCTATGTAGATCACCAAACCAAATGTGTTTTTAACGGAAGTGTTTTGGGCAAAGCCTATAGTGCCAAAGCTATTCAGGAAAGGTGTTTACCGGAAAGGGTTTCAGGACAGGATTTGCTAAGGCATCCCGACCCGAAACAAACCATTGGGTTACAGCCACAGACTGCCGCTGCGGCAGAAACCAAAGAAGTTGATAAAGAATATCAATCTGTTTCCATATTAACAGGAAAAGAAAATGTATTGGAGGTTTTAACCCAGGCAGAAAACACCTCGAATTATTTACCTAATCAGCTTAAAAAGAAACGTAAAAAGAAGAAAAAAAGAAACCTGAATAATAATCAGTAA
- a CDS encoding plasmid mobilization protein: MEGKKSNRTRIIGLRLTPDEYEKIEKKWQNSTCRKLSEYVRHSLFEKPIVTTYRNQSADDFMVEMGKLRKELNHVGNNFNQAVKKLHTLHGIAEFKNWLITYEVEKRTLFNKVDEIKTHIKKMAEIWLQ, from the coding sequence ATGGAAGGAAAAAAATCAAACAGAACACGCATTATCGGGCTGCGTTTGACACCCGATGAGTATGAAAAAATTGAAAAGAAATGGCAAAACAGCACCTGCCGAAAGCTAAGCGAATATGTCCGTCACAGCCTTTTTGAAAAGCCCATTGTAACTACCTACCGCAACCAATCTGCCGATGATTTTATGGTGGAGATGGGTAAACTTAGAAAGGAACTTAACCATGTGGGGAACAACTTTAATCAGGCGGTAAAAAAGCTGCATACACTTCATGGAATTGCGGAATTTAAAAACTGGCTGATCACCTACGAAGTGGAAAAAAGAACCCTGTTCAATAAGGTGGATGAGATTAAAACTCATATCAAAAAAATGGCAGAGATATGGTTGCAGTAA
- a CDS encoding toprim domain-containing protein produces MDFRKQKLSIAEAKEMDMVQYLSLLGYEPSKIRNNDYWYRSPLREEKTPSFKVNRKLNRWYDHGLGKGGNMIDFGIAHYGCSVGEFLNKLNGRSSFQAPLKSIPKRENEPEHQLKILKEVELSSYALIRYLKQRKIPVEIATQYCWEVHYEVNGKNYYGIGFKNDSGGFEIRNPYFKASSSPKDITTIKSGSKEVAVFEGFTDFLSLRALHKNLTENSQDIVVLNSVSFFERARPFMEKHQAIQLYLDRDATGQNLTQRALSMSTKYIDKSSLYKNHKDLNDWLIHIGKQPKKRLGNKL; encoded by the coding sequence ATGGATTTCAGGAAACAAAAACTTTCCATTGCGGAAGCAAAAGAAATGGATATGGTTCAGTACCTGTCCTTGTTAGGTTATGAACCTTCAAAAATCAGGAACAATGACTATTGGTATCGTTCTCCGTTACGGGAAGAAAAGACACCCTCTTTTAAGGTTAATCGAAAGCTGAACCGATGGTATGATCATGGTCTTGGTAAGGGAGGGAATATGATCGATTTTGGGATTGCACATTATGGCTGCTCGGTTGGAGAATTTCTAAACAAACTGAATGGTCGTTCTTCTTTTCAAGCGCCCTTAAAAAGTATTCCCAAAAGAGAAAATGAACCTGAGCATCAACTTAAAATTTTAAAAGAGGTGGAGCTTAGTTCGTATGCACTCATCCGCTATTTGAAACAGCGAAAAATTCCTGTTGAAATTGCAACCCAATATTGCTGGGAAGTACATTATGAAGTAAATGGGAAAAACTATTACGGAATTGGTTTTAAAAATGATTCCGGCGGGTTTGAAATACGTAATCCTTACTTCAAAGCAAGCAGTTCTCCCAAGGATATTACCACTATAAAAAGTGGTTCCAAAGAGGTGGCAGTTTTCGAAGGTTTTACCGATTTTTTATCTCTTAGAGCCCTCCACAAAAACCTTACTGAAAATAGTCAGGATATTGTGGTTTTAAATTCGGTTTCCTTCTTTGAAAGAGCACGCCCTTTTATGGAGAAACATCAGGCGATTCAACTGTACCTGGATAGGGATGCCACTGGACAAAATCTTACCCAGCGTGCACTTTCAATGAGTACGAAATATATTGATAAAAGCAGCTTATATAAAAACCACAAAGACCTAAATGACTGGCTTATCCATATTGGAAAGCAGCCAAAGAAACGCTTAGGGAACAAACTGTAA